Genomic DNA from uncultured Desulfuromusa sp.:
CATCAAGAGTACGAAAGTGAAGATCAGCAAGCTCAAAAAAGCAGGGATGCTGATTTCCTTGAGGATATATTTATGAATACGAATACTTGACATGAGGATGCATGTTAGTACGATGGTTTGATCCTGTAAACTCTCTTTGTCACTATTGATATGTTTTATCTTCCTGATTCTGCTGCTGAATATCTCCATCCATCTGACGTTGTTTGGAACTTTTCCCTTGCCAGCTCAAACCTAGTAGTGGTATAGATCCGCAGTTAATCAATTCACACGCTTCAGGATTCGGACAGGATGGTTCTCTATTCGTTTGAGACCTGCCGGAGACGATTGGAGCGGAGGAACTAAACCAGAATTTGAGGAGAAAAAAATGGCACAAATCACAATGAAGCAAATGTTAGAAGCCGGCGTGCACTTCGGTCACCAGACCAAACGTTGGAACCCCAAGATGAAACCGTACATTTTTGGTGCACGTAACGGCATTTATATTGTCGATCTGCAAAAAACTGTGCGCTACTTCAAGACCGCTTATCAGTTTGTCCAGGATACGGTTGCAAATGGAGAAAAAGTCCTTTTTGTCGGGACCAAGAAGCAGGCGCAGGATGCCATCAAAGAAGAGTCTCTGGGGGCAGATCAGTATTTCGTCAATAACCGCTGGTTGGGTGGTATGTTGACGAACTTCACAACAATCAAGGCCAGTATCGACCGGTTGAAAAAAATCGAGGCGATGGTGGCAGACGGTACGATTGAGCAGTACACTAAAAAAGAAGCCCTACAACTTGAGCGTCAGCGTGAAAAGCTGGAAAAAAACCTTGGTGGCATTAAGCATATGTCCAAGCTTCCGGGCGCTATATTTATTATCGATCCTAAAAAAGAGGCAATAGCTGTTCAGGAAGCAAATAAACTTGGAATTCCTGTTGTTGCTGTTGTTGATACCAACTGTGATCCGGATAACATTGATTATATTATTCCGGGCAATGATGATGCTATTCGTGCGATTCGCCTGTTTGCCTCGAAAATGGCAGAAGCTTGTGTTGAGGGAGATCAGCGGCGCAAAGAGAAGAAACAGACGGCAGCAGAAGGTAAGGATGAGCCGGTCGTTGAGGCTGCACCGGCTCCTGCACCAGAGAAAGAAGACGTTTCTGAAGCCCCTGTTGCTGAAAGTACAGAAACGGTTGCTGAATAAAATAATAAGTTTTTAACATTTACGGACAGGCCTGCGGCCGGGCTCAGGCTCGGCCTTTGGTTTAAGTGGGAATTGTCGCGGGAAAATGACCCGCCTATCGAAATATGGAGGAAAGATCGTGAGTATTACAGCAGCAATGGTCTCGGAATTACGTAAAAAAACCGGAGCGGGTATGATGGATTGCAAAAAAGCTCTGACTGAAACTGGTGGAAATATGGATGAGGCTGTCGATTTTCTACGCAAAAAAGGGCTTTCGGCTGCCGCAAAAAAATCTGGTCGGGTTGCTTCTGAAGGAGCCGTTGCCGCAACTTCAGAAGGTTCTGTCGGCGCTATAGTCGAAGTGAATGCCGAGACTGATTTTGTCGCTAAAAATGAAGCATTCAAGTCCTTTGTCGCTGATGTCTGTGACATTGTTCGAGCTAATGAAATTGCTGATATTGAGGCTCTTAAGTCTTTTGATTATCCGGGAACCGGTCGGACTGTTGCGGATGAATTGACTCACCAGATTGCCACAATTGGTGAAAATATGAGTATTCGCCGGTTGGCACGTACTGATGCAGGTCAGGGGATTGTCACTTCCTATGTTCATGGTGCGGGTAAAATTGGTGTGTTGGTGGAACTGCAAACGACATCAACCGATGAAAAGGTTGCCGAGCTGGGGAAAAAATTAGCTATGCATGTTGCTGCTGCCGCTCCACAATATCTGGATCGTGAGAGTGTCCCTGCTGAAATTGTCGAAAAAGAAAAAGAAATTATGCGCGTTAAGGCCATCGATAGCGGTAAGCCGGAAAACATTGTTGAAAAAATCATTCTTGGCCAGATTAATAAATATTTTGGTGAAGTCTGCCTTGTGGAGCAGGCATTTGTCATGGATCCGGATCAGAAGGTCGGCAAGCTGGTTGCAGCTCTGAGTAAGGAGATTGGTGCAGAAATCAAGCTGAGCAGTTATGTTCGCTATCAGCTTGGTGAAGGGATTGAAAAGAAAGAGGATGATTTTGCTGCAGAAGTTGCGGCAATGAGTAAGCAGTAATCTTATTTCAGATTTTCAGGAGTGAGTGTGGCTACGATAAAATATCGACGTATTCTATTAAAGCTGAGTGGCGAAGCTTTGGCTGGTGAGCAGGGGTATGGAATTGACCCTGATGTTATTAGTGGTATTGCTTCTGAAATCAAAGAGGTTATTGGTCTTGGTGTTGAAGTTGCCGTGGTTATCGGTGGCGGAAATATTTTCCGTGGCCTGGCGGCTTCTTCCAAGGGGATGGATCGTGCCAGCGCCGATTATATGGGGATGTTGGCAACGGTTATGAACAGTCTGGCGATGCAGGACGCTCTGGAAAAGCAGGGTGTTGTTACCCGGGTTCAATCGGCAATTGACATGCAACAGATTGCTGAACCTTATATCCGTCGCCGGGCAGTTCGACATTTAGAAAAAGGTCGCGTGGTTATTTTCAGTGCAGGGACCGGTAATCCTTACTTTACAACCGATACGGCTGCCAGTCTGCGGGCGATGGAAATTAACGCCGAGGTGATTCTTAAAGCCACCAAGGTCGATGGGATCTATTCGGCTGATCCGAAGAAAGACAAAAGTGCGGTTAAGCTGCCGACGTTAACGTATCTGGAAGTCCTGCAAAAAGGTCTCCAGGTTATGGACGCAACGGCAACGTCACTATGCATGGATAATAACCTCCCGATGATTATTTTTGACATGACTCATCGAGATAATATTAAAAAAGTTGTGCTTGGCGAAAAAATTGGAACAATTGTCATGGGAGGTGAAGACAATGGTTAAAGAGATTTTGAGTGAGGCCCGTACCGCAATGGATAAAGCGGTTAAGTCTTTAAAAAAGGAAATGACCAAGGTTCGTACTGGCCGGGCAAGTATTTCATTGTTGGATGATGTCAAAATTGAATACTACGGAGTCCCGACACCGCTCAGTCAGGTTGCCACACTTTCAGTTCCAGAGGCACGTTTGATAACTGTTCAGCCATGGGAAAAAAATTTGATTCCCGATATTGAAAAGGCAATTTTCAAGGCTGACCTTGGACTGACTCCTGCGTCGGATGGTGTCTTGATTCGTCTGCCTGTCCCGGCGCTGACTGAAGAAAGACGTCGGGAAATGGTCAAGATTATTAAACGGATGGCTGAGGACACGAAGATTTCGGTGCGGAATGCTCGCCGTGATGCCAATGAAAATCTAAAAATGCTGGAAAAAGAAAAAGAAATTACTGAAGATGATCTCAAGCGGAGTGAAAAGGATGTTCAGCAGGTTACAGATGAATTTGTCAGTACCATTGATTCCATAGTTCAGAACAAAGAACAAGAAGTCATGGAAATTTGATCCGTAACGCTGAATTTTCCTAAAGGAGAATATATGGCTCTAAAAATCAATGAAGAGTGCATTGGTTGTGGTACTTGTGTTGAGACCTGCCCCCTGGGTGCTATTATTGAATCTGGAGACGTTTATACGATTACTGATGAGTGCACAGAGTGCCGTGCCTGTATTGACAGCTGCCCGGTTGAAGCAATCGTTGACTGATCACATCTATTCTGAATTGTTACAAAGGGCGTTTTGATAACGCCCTTTTTTTATGCGTATTTTATTATTTGAAAAGCAACTTCTTGCTGTTCAGATGCCTGCCGTGTTATTTTTTTCAGCTGCGTTTCTATCTCTTGGTCAAAAACGTCTTTCCTGAATTTTAAGGATGATAAATTGGCAGTTACGACAAAAGAATTTTCCCTGAACCATCTTGCCATCATCATGGATGGCAATGGGCGTTGGGCTCAGAAGAGTGGTTTGCCTAGAGTCGCAGGGCATCAGCAAGGGGTTGAAACTGTCATTCAAATTGTAGATGAATGTGTTTCTCAGGGAATTCATTTTCTCAGTCTGTTTGCGTTCAGCTCTGAAAACTGGGGGCGACCTCGTGAAGAAGTCGATGCCCTGATGGGGCTTTTGCTGCAGTTTTTGAGTTCACAACGCCAGAGAATGTTGGATGATGGTGTTCGTCTGAGAGTTATAGGAGACCTTACGCGCCTGTCAGAACCAATCCA
This window encodes:
- the tsf gene encoding translation elongation factor Ts; the encoded protein is MSITAAMVSELRKKTGAGMMDCKKALTETGGNMDEAVDFLRKKGLSAAAKKSGRVASEGAVAATSEGSVGAIVEVNAETDFVAKNEAFKSFVADVCDIVRANEIADIEALKSFDYPGTGRTVADELTHQIATIGENMSIRRLARTDAGQGIVTSYVHGAGKIGVLVELQTTSTDEKVAELGKKLAMHVAAAAPQYLDRESVPAEIVEKEKEIMRVKAIDSGKPENIVEKIILGQINKYFGEVCLVEQAFVMDPDQKVGKLVAALSKEIGAEIKLSSYVRYQLGEGIEKKEDDFAAEVAAMSKQ
- the rpsB gene encoding 30S ribosomal protein S2, which codes for MAQITMKQMLEAGVHFGHQTKRWNPKMKPYIFGARNGIYIVDLQKTVRYFKTAYQFVQDTVANGEKVLFVGTKKQAQDAIKEESLGADQYFVNNRWLGGMLTNFTTIKASIDRLKKIEAMVADGTIEQYTKKEALQLERQREKLEKNLGGIKHMSKLPGAIFIIDPKKEAIAVQEANKLGIPVVAVVDTNCDPDNIDYIIPGNDDAIRAIRLFASKMAEACVEGDQRRKEKKQTAAEGKDEPVVEAAPAPAPEKEDVSEAPVAESTETVAE
- a CDS encoding 4Fe-4S binding protein; translated protein: MALKINEECIGCGTCVETCPLGAIIESGDVYTITDECTECRACIDSCPVEAIVD
- the frr gene encoding ribosome recycling factor, whose protein sequence is MVKEILSEARTAMDKAVKSLKKEMTKVRTGRASISLLDDVKIEYYGVPTPLSQVATLSVPEARLITVQPWEKNLIPDIEKAIFKADLGLTPASDGVLIRLPVPALTEERRREMVKIIKRMAEDTKISVRNARRDANENLKMLEKEKEITEDDLKRSEKDVQQVTDEFVSTIDSIVQNKEQEVMEI
- the pyrH gene encoding UMP kinase, translating into MATIKYRRILLKLSGEALAGEQGYGIDPDVISGIASEIKEVIGLGVEVAVVIGGGNIFRGLAASSKGMDRASADYMGMLATVMNSLAMQDALEKQGVVTRVQSAIDMQQIAEPYIRRRAVRHLEKGRVVIFSAGTGNPYFTTDTAASLRAMEINAEVILKATKVDGIYSADPKKDKSAVKLPTLTYLEVLQKGLQVMDATATSLCMDNNLPMIIFDMTHRDNIKKVVLGEKIGTIVMGGEDNG